A stretch of the Drosophila sulfurigaster albostrigata strain 15112-1811.04 chromosome 2L, ASM2355843v2, whole genome shotgun sequence genome encodes the following:
- the LOC133850499 gene encoding eukaryotic translation elongation factor 2, protein MVNFTVDEIRGLMDKKRNIRNMSVIAHVDHGKSTLTDSLVSKAGIIAGAKAGETRFTDTRKDEQERCITIKSTAISMYFEVEDKDLVFITHADQREKDCKGFLINLIDSPGHVDFSSEVTAALRVTDGALVVVDCVSGVCVQTETVLRQAIAERIKPILFMNKMDRALLELQLDAEELYQTFQRIVENVNVIIATYNDDGGPMGEVRVDPSKGSVGFGSGLHGWAFTLKQFSEMYSEKFKIDVVKLMNRLWGENFFNAKTKKWQKQKEVDNKRSFCMYILDPIYKVFDAIMNYKKEEINNLLEKIGVALKHEDKDKDGKALLKTVMRTWLPAGEALLQMIAIHLPSPVVAQKYRMEMLYEGPHDDEAAVAVKNCDPDGPLMMYISKMVPTSDKGRFYAFGRVFSGKVATGQKCRIMGPNYTPGKKEDLYEKAIQRTILMMGRYVEAIEDVPSGNICGLVGVDQFLVKTGTITTFKDAHNMKVMKFSVSPVVRVAVEPKNPADLPKLVEGLKRLAKSDPMVQCIIEESGEHIIAGAGELHLEICLKDLEEDHACIPLKKSDPVVSYRETVSEESNQMCLSKSPNKHNRLLMKALPMPDGLPEDIDNGEVSSKDDFKVRARYLAEKYDYDVTEARKIWCFGPDGTGPNFILDCTKSVQYLNEIKDSVVAGFQWASKEGIMADENLRGVRFNIYDVTLHADAIHRGGGQIIPTTRRCLYAAAITAGPRLMEPVYLCEIQCPEVAVGGIYGVLNRRRGHVFEENQVVGTPMFVVKAYLPVNESFGFTADLRSNTGGQAFPQCVFDHWQVLPGDPCEPSSKPYQIVQDTRKRKGLKEGLPDLSQYLDKL, encoded by the exons ATG GTCAACTTCACCGTCGACGAAATCCGTGGCTTGATGGACAAGAAGCGTAATATTCGCAACATGTCCGTAATTGCTCACGTTGATCATGGTAAGTCTACCCTGACTGACTCGTTGGTGTCCAAAGCTGGTATTATTGCTGGTGCAAAGGCTGGCGAGACCCGTTTCACCGATACTCGTAAGGATGAACAGGAGCGCTGCATCACCATCAAGTCAAC TGCTATCTCCATGTACTTTGAGGTGGAAGATAAGGATTTGGTGTTCATCACCCATGCTGACCAGCGTGAGAAGGACTGCAAGGGTTTCTTGATCAATCTGATTGATTCGCCCGGTCACGTTGATTTTTCATCCGAAGTGACAGCTGCTCTGCGTGTTACCGATGGCGCTCTCGTCGTCGTTGACTGTGTCTCTGGTGTGTGCGTGCAAACCGAGACTGTGCTGCGTCAGGCAATTGCCGAGCGTATTAAGCCTATTCTGTTCATGAATAAAATGGATCGTGCCCTTTTGGAGCTGCAACTGGATGCTGAGGAGCTGTATCAGACTTTCCAGCGGATTGTTGAGAATGTAAACGTTATTATTGCCACCTACAACGACGATGGCGGTCCAATGGGTGAAGTGCGCGTGGATCCCTCAAAGGGCTCGGTTGGTTTTGGATCAGGTCTTCACGGTTGGGCTTTCACTCTCAAGCAGTTCTCTGAGATGTACTCTGAGAAGTTCAAGATCGATGTTGTCAAGCTAATGAACCG ACTTTGGGGAGAAAACTTCTTCAATGCGAAAACTAAGAAGTGGCAGAAGCAAAAGGAAGTGGACAACAAACGTTCCTTCTGTATGTACATTTTGGATCCCATTTACAAAGTATTTGATGCTATTATGAACTACAAGAAGGAAGAAATAAACAATCTGCTAGAGAAGATCGGCGTTGCTCTTAAGCATGAAGATAAGGACAAGGACGGTAAAGCTTTATTGAAAACCGTGATGCGCACCTGGCTGCCAGCCGGAGAAGCTCTGCTTCAGATGATTGCAATTCATTTGCCATCACCTGTTGTTGCTCAGAAGTACCGTATGGAGATGCTGTACGAGGGACCTCATGACGATGAGGCTGCCGTTGCTGTCAAGAACTGCGATCCCGATGGTCCACTTATGATGTATATCTCAAAAATGGTTCCGACCTCAGATAAGGGACGTTTCTACGCTTTCGGACGTGTGTTCTCAGGCAAAGTGGCCACTGGCCAGAAGTGCCGCATCATGGGCCCCAACTACACGCCCGGCAAAAAGGAAGATTTGTATGAGAAGGCTATCCAACGTACCATTCTAATGATGGGTCGTTACGTTGAAGCCATCGAAGATGTGCCTTCTGGCAATATCTGTGGGCTGGTCGGAGTCGATCAGTTTTTGGTTAAAACTGGTACCATCACTACATTCAAAGATGCCCATAACATGAAG gTGATGAAGTTCTCCGTTTCGCCTGTTGTGCGCGTGGCCGTGGAGCCTAAGAATCCAGCCGACTTACCCAAATTGGTTGAGGGTCTGAAACGTTTGGCCAAATCTGATCCTATGGTACAGTGCATCATTGAGGAATCTGGCGAGCACATCATTGCCGGTGCCGGTGAATTGCATTTGGAAATCTGTCTTAAGGATCTAGAAGAAGATCACGCATGTATCCCTTTGAAGAAATCCGATCCTGTGGTGTCGTACCGTGAAACCGTCTCCGAAGAGTCGAACCAGATGTGCTTGTCAAAGTCTCCCAACAAGCACAACCGTCTGCTCATGAAAGCTCTACCCATGCCTGATGGTCTGCCCGAAGATATTGACAATGGTGAAGTTAGCTCCAAAGATGACTTCAAGGTTCGTGCCCGATATTTAGCTGAGAAGTACGACTACGATGTGACTGAAGCCCGTAAGATCTGGTGCTTTGGTCCCGATGGCACTGGACCCAACTTTATTCTCGACTGCACCAAGTCCGTGCAGTACCTTAATGAAATCAAGGATTCTGTGGTTGCCGGCTTCCAGTGGGCCTCTAAGGAAGGTATTATGGCCGATGAGAATTTGCGTGGTGTTCGCTTTAACATCTATGATGTTACCCTCCACGCTGATGCCATTCATCGTGGTGGTGGCCAGATCATTCCAACTACACGTCGTTGTCTGTATGCTGCTGCTATTACTGCCGGACCTCGCTTGATGGAGCCTGTCTATCTGTGCGAAATCCAGTGCCCCGAAGTCGCAGTTGGTGGCATTTACGGCGTGTTAAACAGACGTCGTGGTCACGTTTTCGAGGAGAATCAAGTGGTTGGCACGCCTATGTTCGTAGTGAAGGCATATCTTCCTGTCAACGAGTCCTTCGGCTTTACTGCTGATCTACGTTCTAACACCGGTGGTCAGGCCTTCCCACAGTGTGTGTTTGACCATTGGCAAGTGCTGCCTGGTGATCCATGCGAGCCGTCTAGCAAGCCCTATCAAATTGTTCAAGATACCCGTAAGCGCAAGGGTCTCAAGGAGGGTCTGCCTGACCTATCGCAGTATTTGGACAAGTTGTAA
- the LOC133850344 gene encoding uncharacterized protein LOC133850344 codes for MNSFIARRGVPLRIYSDNATNFVGTNNLLKELQMEFSKQQEKLQLFASEMGMEWHFIPPRAPHFGGLWEAAVKSAKHLLVRQMANASLAESEVRAHLADVEAILNSRPLTPLSSDPNDGEALTPGHLLIGQAIRSLPQGSVPDRPNKELTYLRRWQMLSTLRQRFWLAWSKDYIHNLQIRTKWKSPQSGLEVGCLVLVHEDNTPPQRWITGRVAGVTRGTDGQIRVAEIRTGTGTFKRPIHKLARLPVI; via the coding sequence CTTCATCGCAAGGCGTGGCGTTCCACTTCGGATATATTCGGACAACGCCACCAACTTCGTCGGGACAAACAACCTACTCAAGGAGCTACAGATGGAGTTCTCGAAGCAGCAGGAGAAACTGCAGTTGTTCGCGTCGGAGATGGGGATGGAATGGCACTTCATCCCTCCTCGAGCCCCACATTTCGGAGGGCTGTGGGAAGCCGCGGTGAAATCCGCAAAACATCTCCTCGTCCGGCAAATGGCCAACGCGTCACTGGCGGAAAGCGAGGTCAGAGCTCATCTGGCAGATGTCGAGGCCATTCTCAACTCGCGGCCTCTCACTCCACTCAGCTCCGATCCCAACGATGGCGAGGCTCTAACGCCGGGCCATCTTCTAATCGGGCAAGCCATTCGTTCGCTGCCGCAAGGATCCGTGCCAGACAGGCCCAACAAAGAGCTGACGTATTTGCGACGGTGGCAAATGTTATCCACGCTCAGACAGCGGTTTTGGCTCGCGTGGTCGAAGGACTACATCCACAACCTCCAAATCCGCACCAAATGGAAGTCTCCACAGTCCGGCTTGGAGGTCGGATGCCTCGTCCTGGTTCACGAGGACAATACGCCACCTCAGCGGTGGATAACTGGAAGGGTCGCAGGCGTAACCCGAGGAACAGACGGCCAAATACGGGTGGCCGAAATTAGAACGGGCACTGGCACATTCAAGCGCCCAATCCATAAACTAGCACGGTTGCCAGTGATTTGA